The DNA segment TTCGGCAATATTTGCTTCTTCTCTATTTTCTTCACTTCAAGAtaagggggtcgacctatattcccaCTCGACCTATATACGGTTTATAcggtacttgctgttgggctagttggttcatcataaagttgaatggagcaagggaacgaacacagaaAGACACAGAGGCGCGCGCTCTTTcagtctctgtgtcttcctgtgttcgttcccttgcgccattcaactttatggcatctatggccaaagagtgccatagcACCAGGTATTTTcaactactcaaggtggggtcaacgacccattttccaagcatttcaccccttactatccgagcaccaggccagggaaaagcttgtacccactgtatcactagagggtacctggcggcactggggatcgaaccccgcacctcccacatgcaaggcggaggatgctcaaccacttggccaccgctgcggtacaccTTGCATAACATATTACATAAGTACTCAAGCAAGGTTTACAAGAAATGAAATggcatatttagaatcagcacacaaaaatacacgTCTCCTGATTATTTCTTAATTGTGACttctttaataatttttttttttctaagaccacaGTCTCcccttaatgcccatatatgtggaactggtcattctcaactttatatTCACAGAGCtgtgggagttctcataccactcctggcgcagtagtgccgcagttaagcgatgtgccactgccctgcatggcaggtgctgccacccatGGGGCTTGTGTGactctcttcccgagcaacctcttgcgaccaatcattaggTTAATTGCACCATGGTgattagtttgctcacaatccagtgggcaggttgcaacaacaccacaaggtcacgtgacgtaggtggcccacctatattgcttctccggggatttttccgCTCACACTGCCGAcaccgatgccggattttctgcacaacgggagccttaacgctactGCGTTAAAACTACACCTTGAGATCTGGATGTCATTAAGCACTGCTCCCAAGTGCCAGAATTTTTAATGCTGTCCAGCTTGTGCTGTGCACAACATAAAGCTTTCAAAAGAAGCGACGATGTTTAAAGAAGCTCATGCATACAGCCATGCTCACTACCAGCTACAAACCCGACAGCCACCAAAACAGAAAAAATCTTGACACAAGGGAGACAAGCCCTCCACCCATCAGCTCAAGAAAGAAAGTCTAACCTGCACCGTGCTTTTCGACATGCTGAAGAGCTTTCAATAATCGCAATGTCTCGTCCACAGATCTGTACAAGTTCACATCATTGACTGTGACCTGACGAACCATGCCCTTGGGGTCAATAATAAAAGATGCCCTGCGAATAAAAAATACACAAGAACAGAATTTTTTATGAGATATCAAAACACATCAATGCAGAAGTTCCGTGCACGAGTGGAGGCCCACAATGAGCTTTTCGGTAGGCTTACTATATCACAGGGAAAGCCATGTATTCAACAGCACCACAAATAAAGAACCTGTAATGTAGGTGCACTCTACAGCAAGGCATGGTCTCACGTATCAACAGCTTCATCACAGCAGTTACTGGTATTCTCCTGCAAGGCCAGGGGGGCTGGATGTCCATTTCACACCAAGAAGGCCAGCATCTGACTCCCATTACCACAGCAGGTTCTCTATATCAGGAGTCTCAGCAAACCAGCCTCATGGCTACATTTAAACGGGGTGCTGTGAATGGCCACTAAAGATTAGCAAAAGAAAAATGTTACATGTATAACAGCAGACTCACCTCAATGCAATACCAATATCTTCAAGCAAGACATTGTAGTCCTTTGAGATCTTTTTGGTGAAGTCAGACAACAAGGTGACGTTGACCTTCCCAAGGCCTCCAAGCTGAAAAATACCAAGCCTTCATTTCACAACACAAAAAATGTTTCCACTTCAAATGCCGTCCTGCGATGCCCCACCTTAGCAAGAGTCAGGGACCCGCAGAATGAAGCCAAGTTGGCTCATAACCCATGATTccacactcttttttttttctttctccaaagGATATCAACAAGGCCCAAATATTGCCCAGGTTTTGATGCACACACTTTTTTCTGGAGTTTCTTCCTCCTGTACCTGGGGAAATTGTGCAGAGAAATTACCAGCTAAATGAAGTTGCACTGGAGTTCAGAGTTCATATTTCATGCCCATGCTCAGATTGTCACCTTCCTGGTGTCAAAGTTAGTCGCTTCTAACAAGTCTGTCAATAAGATCCCTCACTGAAATGGTGACTAGCAAGGTCTCATTAACATGTTTTACAGTTCTCCAGACTGATCCTACACGAAGCTAGCATGCTTCTGGGATCCACAGTGCCAGTCCTGGAAGCTCTGAACGAATTCTCATCTCTTAGGGTGTTGTTCAGCTCCCTTGCCACATAACAATGAATGTCAGACATGCCTTGAAAACTATCTTTGGGGGACATTTCACTAAAAGGAAGGCGGCTGAGGGAGGGCAGATAAGGTCACTATCAGGGAAAGGGAGACAAAGTTGTAACAGCTGTTTCCTTGGTGGCCTTGAACCTGctttaggtttatggtttatgggggtttaacgtcccaaagtgactcaggcaatcagggacgccatagtgaacaGCTCCAAAAatattgaccacctggggttctttaacatgcactgacatcgcacagtacacgggcctgttgGGCTGGGCATTATTATCACAAAGAAGGGTCCTTGCGAGGTGCACACTTGTCACACCTGCTGCAATAAATATAGCAGAACTTGGATGCAGCCAGTTACGTTTAGTGCGGTTGATTGAACTCTATGCGAAGTGCCAAAATATGCAATGAGTATTCCACCATTTCCATGGCCAACTTGTTGCAGCAAACACTTCTTGGAAGCCCCATTACCTGCCATTTCATCCCTTGGCACTTCGTTCTAGAGTCATACTTCAGACACTTACTCCCGACTGCACGCTGACTGGCCAACTCCGTGCTATTTTCTCTTGGAACAAATGAAGCTAGGCATCAAAAGCTTGAATTTTCCAGTGTTTCCAATAGTGATAAGAGAGCTGAAAACCACCTCAGAAGCATACTATACCAAGCATTTCTGGAACTATAGTACATTCACTTCAATTACGGTCATTcccaaaaatataaaaagtttccCCTCAGCCCATTTTTCAGCGAACCACTACCTGAGGTCATATCTAGCTCTTTATGCACTTATTATCTTTGTCTCCAAATAATTACCTTTTCACTCCAACTGAGATCTTACTATCTTTTTGTACCCCCATCAGAGCTTTGCCAAGATCCATAGCCATGCCATTTCGTACAAACAACATGataaccaaaaaaaagaaaaagaaattaattcaCATGAAATGTAAGCTCACTAGTAAGGTTTCTGAAAAAAATCACAGAAGATTGTGTGACCGCTAGTTTAACAGTCACAAATTTTTTCATTTCTACTGCACTTtatttcacacactgccaaaTTCAAATGTGCCATTTGACAAGCAGCCAACCATTTCAGCCCCAGAAAAGCCAAGGTGCTTCTTCGATAAATAAATTTTTCTCCACATGAGAAATAAAGACTGCAAAAGAAATGAATATCATAAAACTCAAAGAAAACTTCCAGTGCAAGTGCATTGGCCACCAAAGTACACCAGTACAGAGTACAGTAAAACTTCCTTGATACGCTCCCAGTTTATGCACAATTTCACAGTTCATATGCTCAAAATCACGGGCAATAAAAATGTCCCATACAGTTACACCATTTTTTTATCAGTTAATACTTTCCCGGATAACATGATTTCCCGGCTGTACGGTTAAAATTTCAACAAATTTGGGTTGTATAATACATTtagtgatgaaaggcagatgtGCAAACACACAAGTGGGTCAAATACGGGGGCACGTGACATGAAGTGATGAAATACAGCGGCagtcacctgccatggtggcttctctgcagtgcctagGTGCAAAGAAGCAAAGCACTAAAAAGCACTCCAGTATGTAAacagataaataaaaataaacttagggatccggaggcttcctttttcagtgcatttatattaGGCAGGAAAACGAggtttttgtcaaatgttatccctagaaatttgtgctcatttccGACGGGTAaggtgtatgaatgggtcggcttgtattactacgccatttcctttcctcagaaatttTTTCGCTTCATCTGTCGTCATTCTTTTCTCTCCGAGTCTTTGTAACCTATTTGGCCCATTTTCTTGCACAAAGAAGTGCTGTACACAGGTAGTAGTCACAAGTTTTAATACATATAACACAACATCTCACGGATGGGCTCGAAGCCAGCTAAGTCTTACTATCAGAGTGCAAAACGTTTTGAAATCATGTTTGCTTTATTTGTAATATGTGATGGCAGGCTCTTCCAATATATCCATGTGGTACATAAACGACCTTCCATGATTAGCATCATGTTAGGCATTTTACTTTGTTATCATGCCCGCAGCACCAGAAGATTGCGAGGGGTGCTGAAATCAATCTAAGTATGGAATGACAGTAGAATTTGTGAAATAACGTAGGGCTAGCAAACTGCTACCAACGTGACAGTGACTCTAGCTCGAAACAACTTTCTAATTTGCTTTATTTACTATTCATACAGTCTTGCTTGATGTTTACTACACTTCAAATGCTTACCACTTCAATTCATAAGTGCACGTCATGCCGACACATACGGTAGGAAACAACAATGGAGTATACCACTCGAGCTTCACTTACCATTGATGTGCTATTTCTTGGCAGGATCAGGTGTAAAAACAAGTGAGGAGGTGACTGCTTTTATCTCGAGGCAAACCAGTCTGCTCCATCTGATCTGTAGCATTCCTGCCCAACGAAAACACCAAAAGGCATCACAAGAGCAGCAAGCAACACAGTAGCACAAGGCATACAGCAGTTTTGCTCCTGGCAGCAGATGTAAAGCCAGCCTACCAAGAGCCCTCTCACCGATTCCAATATGATAATCGGAGTCCGACTCCACGCATGCATGCAGCAGGCATGTATGGCTAGAGTTAGTACTGGCTGCTGGTATGCATAGGAGACGCTTCAGTGATATCTTTGTGTTACAGTGCCACATGCATTTCTAGGCCATGCAAAGTGGTGCTCCATCAAAATGTATTCATAAGGTGATGTCTACAATGTTAGTGCAGTTGACACCATACCAACCACTACAGAGAAGTGTTAGGTTGTCAAAGGAAGCATATGGACTGCCAGAGAAGTGGAATAAACAGGGTAAGCTTATTGTGTAAGTGAAGCACCTGAGGCCAGTGAGCTATaaagaaattggttttgaggaagggaaagaagCATTAACCGTCTCACTTCtccatggacacctcaaccacgctgtgagggaagggatgaaggagggagtgaaagaaaagggggTGTAAAGACAgaaggtgccacagtggagggctctggaaaaatttcgaccacttggggatctctCTTTCGCGTGTgctgtgctgacatcgcacagcacatgggtgccttttgcgtttcccctccaccAAACCCAGCTAATAACCTTAGCCGTGCTCTGAAAGCATCATGCACCAGTATTGTTGCAGCCAGCACTTCATCACTGAACCATATCACAGGAGAAAATGTGACAGAaagtaaaacaaaataaagagCCGTTGCAGAGCTTGCTCTGGTAGCTACACAGTGTTACACAGTGGCTCGAGCCCAACTTGTGGACCAGGATCCTTTAAACTGTGGTAGTCCAATGGAAGTGATCCTTTACAGACATGGCAACTATGTGCTTGGACCACTTTTTGCGTGTCCTGAGGCCGTATTTTGTGAAAATCCATCCCATTGCTATTTCATTTGGTCCTTTGCCATTCGTTGCTGCTCCCATTGCCGCAGGGCATTAGAGCACGTGTTACTGGTTCTGACAGAAACATGCTCACAATGCCACCTGCTTGCATTAACACATCTCAAGCCCGTGTCGCACTGGCTGGCGGGCACAGATACCAGAGAACGACATCTTTGACATGCCTGAAGAGCTTTATCACCACTAATGCCCTCTCAGGAAAGAGCTTCTGAGACAAATTGGCAGAGCGTGGTCTATGTGACTCGGCCGGACTGGATGTGGCAGCAAGATGCTGGCTAGTGGCGGTGCTGTGACCACATTGGCTATGTCTGGGATTTAGGCATTCACTTTCCTACCTGCTGTTCCTTTTGCAACATTGACAACATGGCTGAGTGGAATGGATTATTTATTACAGAATACAGCCCCTGGAAGCTTTGTCCCCAATAGTACCCAGTGCCACTAAAAgcactattctttttttttgtatcatCTAATCTCAATTTCTGCAAACTTTGAGTGGTGCAGATGACGAAGAGATAGGAGAGCACCTGGAAAGGAGCAGACCATTAGCTTCAAACATCAAGCCTGGCATAATGTTGCACATCCATTTATCATAAAACTTAACTCTTTTGTACAACTCTTGCCACAAATTTTACGTTATGACCCACTTAACCTTGCTTGTTTCTCCAGCTTTGCCTCAAAGTGCTGAGCCAGTGCTGAATGCACTCACATTTTCCAGCGAGTTTTCTATAAAGGCAAAGCACATTATCAAAGAGAATGAAAGTTTTCTTCAGCTTCAATCCCATGTATAGATTTTGCAAACGTTTTTGTGCAGTCAGCAAGACTTTCATTCCTTGTACTATACCTTTCATTAAATGAGAAGTCATTTTTCTCCACATGTaactcacagaaaaaaaaatttattattcACTGAATGCATAGTGCAAGTTACTGCTGTAAAAAAACCACAAATCTCACACTTATTACTAAATTTTGGGACAGAGTCATTAGGTTTATCAAGGGTAAATGCATATAACAGATATAACAATGCATGCAATGTCAAACATAAAAGATATTACACACCTAAGAAGGCCCCTTAAGGGCTTTTGTAAAGATGGAGTGCACACTAACTTTGGTACACAGTCATCAAGTTCTGTCAAAGTTAAATTCACCTAACTAAAAATACAATTAAACTCAACCAAAAGCAAAAGACCATCCACACCTAAGAAAATGCCACACTTGTTTgcataaacatcaaaaacaaaacatcaTGCACACCTAAAAAGGCACCCTACGAGTTTTTGTAAAGATGGAGTGCATACGGCATTCTTCTTTGGTCGAGCGTCTCTTGCAAGCTGTCATACAGTCAGTTACATTAAAGAGCTTATCATCCTGGAGAAAGTATAACCTGACATGCAGAAGTCCGTCTAAAATTCGGACAATTTCAACAAGGAGGTCCTTGCAAGTAACGCAGTTCAGAAATACCTCGCGCATTTCCGCGTCCCATCCTGTCTTGTCACCGGGGCAACTGAATCCATCTCCCACAATGCAAGCCGGATGTGCCTGCAATGGCAAGTATGTGAAGCGCACATCGAGGGCCTTCACCTCCTCCTCTGGTACCCACTCATAAAACCCGAAGTCCACAAAGAATACCTGGAGAACATCACTGTGGCCAACTGACACAACTTGTCCTCTGTACCAACGCGCGTCGCGATTGCTCCTCGCAGCCACAAGCTCTCCTTCAGCCTTGGTGAACAATCTGTGTTCACTGAATTTCCTGAGATTGCACTCACGTTGCAAGTCTTCCATGAGGCCTTCCAAAGACAGCTTCGACCTGGAAGCCATGTCTTCGACAATCAGCTGCTCAATCGGACTTTGCCCATAAGGGAATACTAGGAAGAAGAAACTTGGGCTCTTGCATGCAGACACCTGTCCAAACACCCAGCTTTCCAAAACAGGTG comes from the Amblyomma americanum isolate KBUSLIRL-KWMA chromosome 1, ASM5285725v1, whole genome shotgun sequence genome and includes:
- the LOC144112899 gene encoding thioredoxin-dependent peroxide reductase, mitochondrial-like yields the protein MLGGLGKVNVTLLSDFTKKISKDYNVLLEDIGIALRASFIIDPKGMVRQVTVNDVNLYRSVDETLRLLKALQHVEKHGAAICASWEPEPAGGRGCERSARSRQDK